The Stratiformator vulcanicus genome has a segment encoding these proteins:
- a CDS encoding S1C family serine protease: MKDRLLSGGLRLIAASIMLSAIAGADVIELKSGQSIEGDVLKNDGANLYVDVGVDVVRVPLTEVARRSDSRKESEEVGDSGIYSTARLKRREVKTLAEEYGSGVVLVQTPGGLGSGFIINDDGYCVTNCHVIEGETQIAVILYEKRDDGTFRRRRVREVKIVALNPFFDLAILQIPKQDDLDFQPVFLSKDADYREGDAVFAIGNPLGLERSVSQGIVGSRNRNFEGLVYIQTTAQINPGNSGGPLFNTRGEVIGVTNMKLLFGEGLGFAIPVNYVKAFLDEYQAFAYDKTNPNTGYRYLEPPRRQDRAATPRPDKD; encoded by the coding sequence ATGAAAGATCGACTCTTGTCGGGCGGCCTGCGATTGATTGCGGCGAGCATTATGCTTTCCGCTATCGCCGGGGCGGATGTGATCGAGCTGAAAAGCGGTCAGTCGATCGAGGGGGACGTGCTGAAAAATGACGGGGCGAATCTTTATGTCGACGTAGGCGTCGATGTCGTTCGCGTCCCACTCACGGAAGTCGCACGTCGATCGGACAGTCGCAAAGAGTCTGAAGAAGTCGGCGACAGCGGTATCTATTCCACCGCGCGACTGAAGCGCCGCGAGGTCAAAACGCTGGCGGAGGAATACGGCTCCGGTGTCGTACTGGTGCAGACCCCCGGGGGCCTGGGGTCCGGATTTATCATCAACGACGACGGATATTGCGTGACGAACTGTCACGTGATTGAGGGCGAAACGCAGATCGCCGTCATCCTCTACGAGAAGCGAGACGACGGAACATTTCGACGCCGTCGGGTTCGCGAGGTGAAGATCGTAGCCCTGAACCCATTCTTCGATCTGGCGATTTTACAGATTCCCAAGCAGGACGATCTCGATTTCCAACCCGTTTTTCTTTCGAAGGATGCGGATTATCGCGAAGGCGACGCGGTCTTTGCGATCGGCAACCCGCTCGGGTTGGAACGATCGGTTTCGCAGGGGATCGTCGGAAGCCGAAATCGAAATTTTGAAGGTCTCGTCTACATTCAGACGACGGCCCAAATCAACCCGGGGAACTCTGGCGGCCCGCTGTTCAATACCCGCGGCGAGGTCATCGGTGTGACGAACATGAAATTGCTGTTCGGCGAGGGACTCGGCTTCGCGATCCCGGTCAATTACGTCAAAGCCTTTCTCGATGAATATCAGGCGTTCGCCTACGACAAGACGAATCCCAATACCGGCTATCGCTATCTTGAACCGCCTCGACGGCAGGATCGTGCGGCCACGCCCCGGCCTGACAAAGATTGA
- a CDS encoding aminotransferase class IV — translation MPNGDSEGLAAAESPPGTVYLNGSWVEPTDAVLPIDDFAITSGVTITEIIRTFRHKPFRLDAHLDRFEQSAKLAHVPLRVERDQLAELIAEAISRRGASLTVEHDLTVSVFASPGRNRHYDPGTITTGSAKQEPTLCVYAFPIRASRDAVLFELGQHLIVPSIEAVPPGTLSPKIKTRNRLHWYLAEHEAARSEPGARSLLVRGDGVVTETAAGCLFAVIDGALCEPPRDSRLDGISAGVVRELAVELGLTCREVPLQINDLLSADEIFTASTVYCLLPVTRLNGSKIGDETAGPIYHTLLGAWNKEVGVDIANQFRVIAELGS, via the coding sequence ATGCCAAATGGCGATTCAGAGGGACTGGCTGCGGCGGAGTCGCCCCCCGGAACGGTCTACCTCAATGGCTCCTGGGTGGAGCCGACTGACGCGGTTTTGCCGATCGATGACTTCGCGATCACTTCCGGCGTGACGATCACGGAAATTATTCGCACATTTCGGCATAAGCCGTTTCGGCTTGATGCTCACCTCGACCGGTTCGAGCAATCGGCAAAGTTGGCTCACGTGCCGTTGCGGGTCGAACGTGATCAGCTCGCGGAATTGATTGCTGAAGCGATCAGCCGACGCGGTGCGAGTCTGACGGTCGAGCACGACCTGACCGTTTCGGTCTTTGCTTCTCCGGGGAGGAATCGTCACTACGACCCGGGGACGATCACCACCGGATCTGCGAAACAAGAGCCGACGCTCTGCGTCTATGCGTTTCCGATCCGCGCGAGTCGTGATGCGGTACTGTTCGAATTGGGTCAGCATCTCATCGTGCCGTCGATCGAGGCCGTCCCGCCGGGAACGCTTTCTCCCAAGATCAAAACGCGTAATCGGCTGCACTGGTATCTCGCGGAGCACGAGGCCGCCCGATCGGAGCCGGGAGCCCGTTCGCTCTTGGTCCGCGGCGATGGCGTCGTGACGGAAACGGCGGCCGGGTGTCTGTTCGCTGTGATTGACGGAGCGCTGTGCGAACCGCCGCGAGATTCGAGACTCGACGGGATCAGTGCCGGAGTCGTACGCGAATTGGCCGTTGAGCTCGGACTGACCTGTCGAGAAGTCCCGCTGCAAATCAACGACTTGTTGTCCGCCGATGAAATCTTCACCGCATCAACCGTCTACTGCCTACTTCCCGTGACGCGGCTGAACGGGTCAAAGATCGGAGACGAAACAGCCGGACCGATCTATCACACGCTGCTCGGAGCATGGAACAAAGAAGTGGGTGTCGATATCGCCAATCAATTTCGTGTGATTGCAGAACTCGGCTCTTAG
- a CDS encoding NAD(P)-dependent oxidoreductase has product METDRESNTSFSPGHTKVGWVGTGVMGSSMAGHLIDAGYSLTVFNRTKSKADSLVERGATYADTPADVAADADVIFTIVGYPEDVRGVYLSESGILEAAKSGATVVDMTTSDPSLATEIHEAAAKKQIASIDAPVSGGDVGAKNGMLSIMVGGEAQAVEKVMPLLECFGKTIVRQGGPGAGQHTKMVNQTLIATNMIGVCEALLYARKAGLDLETVLKSVSGGAAGSWSLSNLAPRIIAGDFAPGFYVEHFLKDMGIALAEARRMNLALPGLSLAEQLYRAVAAQGHARSGTQALELALAELSAVEWPVTKS; this is encoded by the coding sequence ATGGAAACCGATCGCGAATCGAATACGTCGTTCTCCCCCGGCCATACCAAGGTCGGCTGGGTGGGAACGGGTGTGATGGGATCGTCCATGGCCGGTCACCTGATTGACGCCGGCTACTCGCTGACGGTTTTTAATCGCACGAAATCAAAGGCCGATTCGCTGGTTGAGCGCGGGGCCACTTATGCCGATACGCCGGCGGATGTCGCGGCCGATGCGGACGTGATCTTCACGATTGTGGGATATCCCGAGGACGTGCGCGGCGTTTATCTGAGCGAGAGTGGAATTCTTGAAGCGGCGAAGTCGGGAGCCACTGTTGTCGACATGACGACCAGTGATCCGAGCCTCGCCACGGAGATTCACGAGGCGGCCGCAAAGAAGCAGATCGCCAGCATTGATGCCCCGGTCTCCGGCGGCGACGTCGGGGCGAAGAACGGCATGCTGTCGATCATGGTGGGCGGAGAAGCGCAAGCGGTCGAAAAGGTGATGCCGCTGTTGGAATGCTTCGGCAAGACGATCGTTCGTCAGGGCGGGCCGGGTGCCGGTCAGCACACGAAGATGGTGAATCAGACGCTGATCGCGACGAACATGATCGGCGTTTGCGAGGCACTCCTGTATGCCCGAAAAGCCGGACTTGATTTGGAAACCGTCCTGAAGTCGGTTTCTGGTGGGGCGGCGGGAAGTTGGTCGCTTTCGAATCTCGCACCGCGGATCATCGCGGGCGATTTCGCGCCCGGTTTCTATGTGGAACATTTCTTGAAAGATATGGGCATCGCGTTGGCCGAAGCCCGGCGGATGAACCTCGCACTTCCCGGCTTGTCTTTAGCGGAGCAACTGTATCGCGCGGTCGCGGCCCAAGGGCACGCCCGATCGGGGACGCAGGCGCTGGAACTCGCCCTGGCGGAATTGTCGGCGGTCGAGTGGCCGGTTACGAAGTCATAA
- the dapA gene encoding 4-hydroxy-tetrahydrodipicolinate synthase, whose amino-acid sequence MGNKGSQFAGVTVALVTPFKDGAVDEAMLRKLVDWHVEVGTDCISPCGTTGESPTLSHDEHERVIAIVCEQAAGRVKVIAGTGSNSTAEAVRLTERAKADGADAALMVAPYYNKPTQEGFYQHFRTVADTVDFPIVLYNIPGRTSKNMEPETICRLAELEQVVAIKESTGSIDQASAILADCDLTLLSGDDSMTLPLMSIGGSGVVSVAANIVPREVKALVSSFAEGNAAQAKQMHCKLFPLCRDMLSLSTNPIPVKTAMRLLGHEVGDVRLPLVPLTEVEIATLKRTLGSFGVMG is encoded by the coding sequence ATGGGAAATAAGGGAAGTCAATTTGCCGGGGTCACCGTTGCGCTCGTGACGCCCTTCAAAGACGGTGCGGTCGATGAGGCCATGCTGCGGAAACTGGTCGACTGGCACGTCGAAGTGGGGACCGACTGCATCAGCCCCTGCGGGACGACCGGCGAAAGCCCGACCCTCTCACACGACGAGCACGAACGGGTGATCGCGATCGTGTGCGAGCAGGCAGCCGGGCGAGTAAAAGTTATCGCCGGCACCGGGTCGAACAGCACCGCTGAGGCCGTCCGGCTGACCGAGCGAGCCAAGGCCGACGGGGCCGATGCGGCGCTGATGGTCGCGCCGTACTACAACAAGCCGACGCAGGAAGGCTTCTATCAGCACTTTCGGACGGTGGCGGATACGGTCGATTTTCCGATTGTCCTCTACAACATCCCCGGTCGAACGTCGAAAAATATGGAGCCGGAGACGATCTGTCGGCTCGCCGAATTGGAGCAGGTCGTCGCGATTAAGGAATCGACCGGCTCGATCGATCAAGCGTCCGCGATTCTGGCCGACTGTGATTTGACGCTGCTCTCGGGCGATGACAGCATGACGCTGCCGCTGATGTCGATCGGAGGCAGTGGTGTCGTCTCCGTGGCGGCGAACATTGTTCCGCGCGAAGTGAAGGCCCTCGTCTCTTCCTTTGCCGAAGGGAATGCGGCGCAGGCGAAGCAGATGCACTGCAAGCTCTTCCCTCTATGCCGCGATATGTTGTCGCTGTCGACGAATCCGATTCCGGTCAAGACTGCGATGCGGCTGTTGGGGCATGAAGTGGGCGACGTTCGGCTTCCGCTTGTGCCGCTGACCGAGGTAGAGATTGCGACATTAAAAAGAACACTGGGTTCGTTCGGGGTGATGGGCTGA
- a CDS encoding ATPase, T2SS/T4P/T4SS family — protein MAGRRNPSDDDFDDEFEDEGFEEDEDVDYVLFQGALNGRTPDLSRHARLTQAALMPAKDLITDALLRRAEMILIEPRGNAAMIRLFIDGVAYPGGRMQMRQAAAVSQMLKLLTGLNPQTRDRKQRGGVKAELDEIPYELHIDFEPSKGGERLTIRCKNLKHKPEKPSELGLHEALREKIREVSGSNNGCLFVSGPPMSGVSASTIGVLKSIDVYIYSIFVLESLGEEVPMMTPFEKNEEETLEAQIERCLRREPDVLYIGELDGEEKLNIAFQYADVTSIVSQFAAADAVGGLAKLLKISGDSEAVAKNVAGIISPKLVRKLCEKCRQAFRPNPKILAKVGLPPETKLLYRAAKPPAEDDPDAELYEPCEKCGGTGYFGRVGIYEFLIMSDAVKEVVRGRPDGAKIRQLMKSEEMPTYQREGLRLVADGVTTLEELQRILRSK, from the coding sequence GTGGCTGGTCGACGTAATCCGTCCGATGATGATTTTGACGACGAATTCGAGGACGAAGGCTTCGAAGAGGATGAGGATGTTGACTACGTCCTCTTTCAGGGAGCGCTCAACGGCCGCACGCCGGACCTGTCACGCCATGCGCGATTGACACAAGCCGCCTTGATGCCGGCCAAAGACTTAATCACCGATGCGCTATTGCGCCGCGCGGAGATGATTCTCATCGAACCGCGCGGCAATGCCGCGATGATTCGTCTGTTTATTGACGGCGTCGCCTATCCCGGCGGTCGAATGCAGATGCGTCAAGCGGCGGCCGTTAGTCAGATGCTCAAGTTACTGACCGGCCTGAATCCTCAGACGCGCGATCGCAAACAGCGTGGCGGCGTCAAAGCGGAACTCGACGAAATTCCCTACGAACTGCACATCGACTTCGAACCGTCGAAGGGCGGCGAGCGACTGACGATTCGGTGCAAGAACCTCAAGCACAAGCCGGAGAAGCCGTCGGAACTCGGCCTCCACGAAGCACTCCGTGAGAAAATTCGCGAAGTATCGGGCAGCAATAACGGCTGTCTGTTCGTAAGCGGGCCGCCGATGTCGGGGGTCAGCGCTTCGACCATCGGCGTGCTGAAATCGATCGACGTTTATATCTACTCGATTTTCGTCCTGGAGAGCCTCGGTGAAGAGGTCCCCATGATGACGCCGTTCGAGAAGAACGAAGAGGAAACGCTGGAAGCTCAAATCGAACGGTGCCTGCGGCGCGAGCCTGACGTGCTCTACATTGGCGAATTGGACGGCGAGGAGAAGCTCAATATCGCTTTTCAGTACGCGGACGTGACGTCGATTGTTTCGCAGTTCGCCGCGGCCGATGCCGTCGGCGGGTTGGCCAAACTTCTAAAGATTTCGGGCGATTCCGAAGCGGTCGCGAAGAACGTCGCCGGAATTATTTCTCCGAAGCTGGTCCGCAAGTTGTGCGAGAAGTGTCGCCAGGCTTTCCGTCCCAACCCCAAAATTCTTGCGAAGGTGGGACTTCCGCCCGAGACGAAGCTCCTCTATCGCGCCGCAAAGCCTCCCGCCGAGGACGATCCAGATGCCGAACTCTACGAGCCGTGCGAGAAATGCGGCGGCACCGGTTACTTCGGCCGGGTCGGCATCTACGAGTTCCTGATCATGTCGGATGCGGTCAAAGAAGTGGTTCGCGGGAGGCCGGACGGGGCGAAGATCCGGCAGTTGATGAAGTCCGAGGAGATGCCGACTTACCAGCGCGAAGGGCTTCGCCTTGTGGCCGACGGTGTGACGACGTTGGAAGAATTGCAGAGAATCCTGCGATCGAAGTGA
- a CDS encoding alpha-keto acid decarboxylase family protein, whose translation MAGKTATNPKKRAEPSTSSKVSKQKNTNGKASKSASAGAKKAKPSGDEQHTIGGYLIDRLQAYGVDDVFGIPGDFVLNFYGMLEESPIRVVGTTREDNAGYAADAYARVHGLGAVCVTYCVGGLSLCNSIAGAFAEKSPVVVISGAPGVDERTSDPLLHHRVRDFDTQRQVFEKITVANASLDDPLTAFREIDRCLEAAVRYKRPVFLELPRDRVETKALYPHVPLSRTHPSDAAALSEALDEAAEMIAGASQPVILAGVETHRFGLREPVLEFAERNSIPVCSTLLGKSVVSEKHPLYLGVYEGAMGRASVREYVEGSDCVILLGCFMTDINLGIYTARLDPGRCVYATSEKLRISHHHFHDVELSDFVSGLAEADLKMKKRKLPKNEGSPLDSYEISPDANVTVRQLFGRINAMLDEKMVVVADVGDSLFGSVDLSIHQHTEFLSPAYYTSMGFAVPASVGVQVADRSLRPLVLVGDGAFQMTGQELSTSLKLGFNPIVVVLNNHGYTTERFLQEGPFNDIPDWAYHRMPDLLGGGWGFEIRTEGELDQALKAAMANEDAFSILNVHLKPDDVSPALTRLAERMSKQV comes from the coding sequence ATGGCAGGGAAGACGGCGACCAACCCGAAAAAACGTGCTGAGCCGAGCACTTCAAGTAAGGTCTCGAAGCAGAAAAACACGAACGGAAAGGCATCGAAATCTGCGTCAGCCGGAGCGAAGAAGGCAAAGCCCTCCGGCGATGAACAGCACACGATCGGCGGCTACCTGATCGACCGGCTCCAAGCGTACGGGGTGGACGACGTCTTCGGCATTCCGGGCGACTTCGTGCTCAATTTCTACGGAATGCTGGAAGAAAGCCCGATCCGAGTCGTCGGCACCACGCGGGAAGACAACGCCGGCTACGCGGCCGATGCCTACGCTCGGGTCCACGGCCTCGGAGCCGTATGCGTGACCTACTGCGTGGGCGGGCTGAGTTTGTGCAACTCGATCGCCGGTGCGTTCGCCGAGAAGTCGCCGGTCGTCGTGATCAGCGGCGCCCCGGGAGTCGATGAGCGAACATCGGACCCACTCCTGCACCACCGCGTCCGCGACTTCGACACTCAGCGTCAGGTCTTCGAGAAGATCACGGTTGCCAACGCTTCACTCGACGATCCGTTGACGGCGTTTCGTGAAATCGACCGGTGCCTCGAAGCGGCCGTGCGCTACAAACGGCCCGTCTTTTTGGAGTTACCCAGAGACCGCGTTGAGACCAAAGCTCTGTACCCTCACGTTCCGTTGAGCCGGACGCATCCCAGTGATGCCGCGGCGTTATCCGAAGCTCTCGACGAAGCCGCTGAGATGATCGCGGGAGCCTCCCAACCAGTCATTCTCGCCGGCGTCGAGACGCATCGCTTCGGCTTGCGCGAACCCGTTCTGGAGTTTGCCGAACGCAATTCGATTCCGGTCTGCTCGACGCTGCTGGGCAAATCGGTGGTCAGCGAAAAACATCCGCTGTACCTCGGCGTCTACGAGGGAGCGATGGGTCGCGCGTCGGTTCGAGAGTACGTCGAAGGCAGCGATTGCGTGATTCTGCTCGGCTGCTTCATGACTGACATCAACCTCGGAATCTACACCGCGCGGCTCGACCCAGGACGCTGCGTCTATGCGACCAGCGAGAAGCTGCGCATTTCTCACCATCACTTTCACGACGTCGAACTGTCCGACTTCGTGAGCGGTCTCGCCGAGGCCGACTTGAAGATGAAGAAGAGAAAGTTGCCGAAGAACGAGGGGTCACCGCTCGATTCATACGAAATTTCGCCCGACGCGAACGTGACGGTCCGCCAACTCTTCGGGCGGATCAATGCGATGTTGGACGAGAAGATGGTCGTGGTCGCGGATGTCGGCGACTCCCTGTTCGGGTCGGTCGACCTCTCGATCCATCAGCACACAGAGTTTCTGAGCCCGGCCTATTACACATCAATGGGGTTTGCAGTGCCAGCTTCAGTCGGCGTGCAGGTTGCCGATCGGTCGCTCCGTCCGCTCGTTCTGGTCGGCGACGGCGCATTTCAGATGACGGGGCAGGAACTGTCGACGTCCCTCAAACTCGGGTTCAACCCCATCGTGGTCGTGCTGAATAACCACGGCTACACGACGGAGCGCTTCCTGCAGGAGGGGCCGTTCAACGATATCCCCGATTGGGCCTATCACCGCATGCCCGATTTGCTCGGCGGCGGATGGGGATTCGAAATCCGCACCGAGGGCGAACTCGATCAGGCCCTCAAGGCCGCCATGGCGAACGAGGACGCGTTCAGCATTCTGAACGTCCACCTCAAACCGGACGACGTCAGCCCCGCTTTGACGCGCTTGGCCGAGCGGATGTCGAAACAGGTCTAA